In the genome of Limanda limanda chromosome 15, fLimLim1.1, whole genome shotgun sequence, one region contains:
- the LOC133021106 gene encoding otoraplin-like — protein MSYPLLILLCVGLLHQTVRAVIMDKLADNKICGEAECSYVLSMATALDDFIAPDCRFINIKKGQMVYVYSKLVPEEGAGVFWSGSVYGERYVDQMGIIGYFPATVVKETHKFTEVTVKIPTTGMDFYCV, from the exons ATGAGTTATCCATTGCTGATTCTGCTCTGTGTGGGACTATTGCACCAGACTGTGAGGGCCGTCATTATGGATAAATTAGCAGACAACAAGATTTGTGGAGAAGCAGAATGCTCAT ATGTTCTCTCCATGGCCACAGCCCTGGATGACTTCATAGCTCCTGACTGCAGATTCATCAACATCAAGAAGGGTCAGATGGTGTACGTGTATTCTAAACTCGTGCCAGAAGAGGGCGCCGGAGTCTTCTGGTCTGGAAGT GTTTACGGTGAGCGGTACGTGGACCAGATGGGCATCATCGGATACTTCCCTGCAACCGTGGTGAAGGAGACACACAAGTTTACAGAGGTCACAGTTAAGATCCCCACAACC ggCATGGATTTTTACTGTGTTTAG